One part of the Desulfitibacter sp. BRH_c19 genome encodes these proteins:
- a CDS encoding xanthine dehydrogenase, which translates to MNKRINCVVNGKRESLEVQVGETLLTMLRERLYYTGAKKGCGVGECGACTVLIDGVPINSCIYLAVWADGKEIVTIEGVAQDGQLSKVQQAFVDEGAIQCGFCTPGLVLTATSLVESGKKCCREDIKRELSGHLCRCTGYQNIIKAVEKAVEG; encoded by the coding sequence TTGAATAAAAGGATTAATTGTGTTGTGAATGGTAAAAGAGAAAGTTTGGAAGTTCAAGTTGGGGAAACACTTTTGACCATGTTAAGAGAACGGCTATACTATACTGGTGCAAAAAAAGGATGCGGTGTCGGTGAATGTGGGGCCTGTACGGTATTAATAGATGGTGTACCAATAAATTCGTGTATATACTTGGCTGTTTGGGCAGACGGTAAGGAAATTGTAACTATTGAAGGTGTAGCCCAAGATGGCCAGCTATCTAAGGTTCAACAGGCCTTTGTAGATGAGGGAGCTATTCAGTGTGGTTTTTGCACGCCAGGGCTGGTGCTTACAGCAACATCTTTAGTTGAAAGTGGCAAAAAGTGCTGCAGGGAGGATATTAAAAGGGAATTATCAGGACATTTGTGTAGATGTACGGGATATCAGAACATAATTAAAGCTGTGGAAAAGGCAGTAGAAGGATAG
- a CDS encoding xanthine dehydrogenase (molybdenum cofactor-binding protein; participates in purine salvage), translated as MSSSTIGKSPNRLDAFAKVTGKAKYAGDFFEGKMLTAKILRSPYAHARVRSIDTSCAKALPGVEAVLTYRDVPQVRYATAGHPYSIDPKYRDVEDRMVLTKKARFVGDEIAAVVAQDVLTAQRAIELINVEYEILEPLLTTDAALQQNAPLIHENKENNIVASHGYEIGDMEETLRNADYVFEDMFETSIVQHCQMENHVSYAYIDENERVVIVSSTQIPHVCRRIVGQALGIPWSKIRIIKPYVGGGFGSKQDVFLEPLNALLTMAVNGKPVKIELSREECMIATCTRHAFKYRLKTAVSKDGRLTGIQIQAVSNTGAYASHGHTISLSAGTKIRPLYSFDTMKFSPLTVYTNLPVAGAMRAYGVPQINFALESHLDNIAKELSMDSVELRRRNFLGSGYVDPINGLKVITCEIEQCVNKGKELIKWDEKKLAYTNQPEYLRRGLGMACFSYFSGTYPASLELAGARIVLNQDGSIQLQIGATEIGQGSDTVFAQMAAQELGIPLHMVHVISTQDTDVSPFDTGAYASRQTYITGMAVKKAASKVKEQILAFVYSMTDTPARELEIVEANIVIKNSQEAILSLSEVALHSFYDRVHAKPITSDTSTNAKTNAVAFGATFVEVEVDMKTGKIEILEIYNVHDSGIIINPKLAEGQVHGGVSMGIGYGLFEQMLFDEKTGEPLNNNFLDYKLLTIMDTPDINVSFIEVHDPTGPFGNKSLGEPPTITQAPAIRNAVLDATGVAFNSIPITPQKAFERFKELGLI; from the coding sequence ATGTCTAGCAGTACAATAGGAAAAAGCCCAAATAGACTTGATGCTTTTGCCAAGGTTACCGGCAAAGCCAAGTACGCCGGTGATTTTTTTGAGGGAAAAATGCTAACGGCAAAAATTCTTAGAAGTCCATATGCTCATGCAAGAGTGAGAAGTATTGATACAAGTTGTGCTAAGGCCCTACCTGGTGTTGAGGCAGTACTAACTTATCGAGATGTACCCCAGGTTAGGTATGCTACTGCGGGACACCCCTATTCCATAGATCCAAAATATAGGGATGTTGAGGATCGAATGGTTTTAACCAAAAAAGCCAGGTTTGTGGGTGATGAGATAGCAGCAGTAGTAGCACAAGATGTTTTAACCGCACAAAGGGCAATTGAACTTATTAATGTAGAGTATGAGATATTAGAGCCCTTATTGACTACAGACGCTGCACTTCAACAAAATGCTCCCCTGATTCATGAAAATAAAGAAAATAATATTGTCGCTTCCCATGGGTATGAAATTGGTGATATGGAGGAAACTTTAAGAAATGCTGACTATGTTTTCGAGGATATGTTTGAAACTAGTATAGTCCAGCATTGTCAGATGGAAAACCATGTATCTTACGCTTATATAGATGAAAATGAAAGGGTTGTAATTGTTTCTTCAACGCAAATTCCACATGTGTGCAGGAGAATTGTTGGGCAGGCATTAGGGATACCCTGGAGTAAAATTCGTATTATCAAACCGTATGTAGGCGGAGGTTTTGGCAGCAAACAAGATGTATTTTTAGAGCCTTTAAATGCATTACTTACAATGGCTGTAAATGGCAAACCTGTTAAAATCGAGCTTTCTAGAGAAGAGTGTATGATTGCAACATGCACAAGACATGCATTTAAATATAGGCTGAAAACCGCTGTATCAAAAGATGGGAGACTAACCGGAATACAAATTCAAGCCGTATCCAATACAGGAGCTTATGCGTCCCACGGTCATACCATATCCCTGAGTGCAGGTACTAAAATAAGGCCACTTTATTCCTTTGATACAATGAAGTTTTCACCGCTTACTGTTTATACTAACCTACCTGTTGCTGGTGCAATGAGGGCCTATGGTGTTCCCCAAATTAACTTTGCATTAGAATCCCATTTGGATAATATAGCCAAAGAATTGTCTATGGATAGTGTGGAACTACGGAGAAGAAATTTTCTTGGATCGGGCTATGTAGATCCCATTAATGGGCTAAAAGTAATAACCTGTGAAATAGAACAATGCGTAAACAAAGGCAAGGAACTAATCAAATGGGATGAGAAAAAATTAGCATATACTAATCAACCTGAATATCTTAGAAGAGGATTGGGAATGGCCTGCTTTAGCTATTTTTCAGGTACTTATCCAGCTAGCCTGGAACTAGCAGGGGCAAGAATAGTTTTAAATCAAGATGGTTCCATTCAACTGCAAATTGGTGCTACAGAAATTGGTCAGGGTAGTGATACCGTTTTTGCACAAATGGCAGCACAGGAGTTGGGAATTCCCTTACATATGGTTCATGTCATCTCAACACAGGATACTGATGTCTCCCCCTTTGATACAGGAGCTTATGCATCTAGACAGACCTATATTACCGGCATGGCTGTAAAAAAGGCAGCATCAAAGGTCAAAGAGCAAATCCTGGCCTTTGTATATTCTATGACAGATACTCCGGCTAGGGAATTAGAGATAGTTGAGGCAAACATAGTAATAAAAAATTCTCAGGAAGCCATTTTATCTCTATCTGAGGTAGCATTGCACTCTTTTTATGATAGGGTACATGCTAAACCAATTACTAGTGACACTTCTACTAATGCCAAAACAAATGCTGTAGCATTCGGAGCAACCTTTGTTGAGGTTGAGGTGGATATGAAGACAGGAAAAATTGAGATCCTTGAAATATATAATGTCCATGATTCTGGAATAATTATAAATCCTAAACTGGCTGAGGGGCAAGTTCACGGTGGAGTGAGCATGGGAATAGGTTATGGACTTTTTGAACAGATGTTATTTGATGAAAAGACGGGAGAACCACTAAATAATAATTTCTTAGACTACAAGCTTTTAACTATAATGGATACTCCTGATATTAATGTTAGTTTCATTGAAGTCCATGATCCCACAGGTCCCTTTGGAAATAAATCCTTGGGTGAACCGCCGACTATAACTCAGGCACCAGCAATTAGAAATGCTGTTTTAGATGCTACTGGTGTAGCTTTTAATTCTATTCCCATAACTCCACAGAAAGCTTTTGAAAGGTTTAAAGAACTTGGACTAATATAG
- a CDS encoding xanthine dehydrogenase (FAD-binding subunit; with XdhA and XdhC participates in purine salvage), producing the protein MFRIEGYIEADNLNHAANMLADNPNLLVIAGGTDLLIKVHGGKVKDVELLSIREIKELRRIHSYEDGSIGIGPLTTFTDIANNLLIDEHLPILMQAASSVGGPQIRNAATIGGNLCNGAVSADSAPILFALNATLKLRSKTGSRIIPITDFYLGPGRVDLKQGEILEEIVVSSDNYKGFYGHYIKFSMRKAMDIATVGVAVTMSLKEENVFDEIRIGLGVAGPTPLRCLEAESYAKGRSISTKTIAEIGKLALKSTHPRTSWRASKEYREQLIEELVQRALKKSVADAGGVRLE; encoded by the coding sequence GTGTTTAGAATTGAAGGTTATATTGAAGCAGACAACCTAAACCATGCTGCTAATATGTTGGCTGATAACCCCAACCTTTTAGTAATTGCAGGAGGTACTGACCTGTTAATCAAAGTGCATGGTGGAAAAGTTAAGGATGTAGAGCTTTTAAGTATAAGAGAAATTAAGGAATTAAGAAGGATACACTCTTATGAGGATGGAAGCATTGGGATAGGTCCCCTGACTACATTTACGGACATAGCTAACAACCTCCTTATAGATGAACACCTACCGATTCTGATGCAAGCAGCATCCTCAGTAGGTGGCCCCCAAATACGCAATGCTGCTACCATAGGAGGAAACCTTTGCAATGGTGCTGTGTCAGCAGATAGTGCTCCCATACTATTTGCTTTAAATGCAACGCTAAAGTTAAGATCAAAGACTGGTAGCAGGATCATTCCAATTACAGACTTTTATCTTGGGCCTGGCAGGGTGGACTTAAAGCAAGGGGAGATCTTAGAGGAGATAGTTGTATCTTCTGATAATTACAAGGGGTTTTATGGACACTACATTAAGTTTTCCATGCGTAAGGCAATGGATATTGCTACAGTAGGTGTTGCTGTAACTATGAGTTTAAAGGAAGAGAATGTATTTGATGAGATAAGGATTGGTTTGGGAGTTGCAGGGCCAACACCCTTGAGATGTCTTGAGGCAGAATCCTATGCAAAAGGCAGGTCTATTTCCACTAAAACCATCGCTGAAATAGGTAAGCTAGCGTTGAAGTCTACTCATCCGAGAACATCCTGGAGGGCCTCCAAGGAGTACAGGGAACAGTTGATTGAAGAATTGGTACAAAGGGCATTAAAGAAATCTGTTGCTGATGCAGGAGGTGTGAGACTTGAATAA